Proteins encoded within one genomic window of Brassica napus cultivar Da-Ae unplaced genomic scaffold, Da-Ae ScsIHWf_2076;HRSCAF=2727, whole genome shotgun sequence:
- the LOC125599964 gene encoding uncharacterized protein LOC125599964 translates to MPQVDLEAFVSSVCAGGSDRKIACESTYVDDPDTQPYYNKNSTASPADFPPESYYITKDAQLEWLTDNAFFDRKESQRGSSAHISSNPNSNPSSQRFLLSSKASIIGLPKPQNTCLKEAKQRRNGGKKEKNNIVFLKRVGSRMKSDPSQLEPSSPKVSCTGRVRSRRERSRRMRRQKSVRPEKANRVKKPGLLASFRAIFRSRGGCKDGAHAAPIMARDDIRSRLPVEEVEPVVVPGLGGMNRFASGRRGDLLGGC, encoded by the coding sequence ATGCCCCAAGTCGATCTCGAAGCTTTTGTTTCTTCAGTATGCGCCGGTGGTTCCGACCGGAAGATCGCATGCGAGTCCACCTACGTCGATGACCCGGACACTCAACCTTACTACAACAAAAACTCCACCGCGAGTCCGGCTGATTTTCCACCGGAATCTTATTACATAACCAAAGATGCTCAGCTCGAGTGGCTCACCGACAACGCCTTCTTCGACCGCAAAGAATCACAGAGAGGAAGCTCAGCACACATCAGTTCCAACCCCAACTCGAACCCGAGCTCTCAGCGGTTTCTACTCAGCTCCAAAGCGTCCATCATCGGTTTGCCGAAGCCGCAGAACACTTGTTTAAAGGAGGCGAAGCAGCGGAGAAACGGCGGCAAAAAGGAAAAGAACAACATAGTCTTCTTGAAACGGGTCGGGTCGAGAATGAAGTCGGATCCTTCGCAGCTCGAACCGTCTTCTCCTAAAGTCTCTTGCACCGGTAGGGTGAGGTCCAGACGAGAAAGAAGCCGACGTATGCGCCGTCAGAAATCGGTTCGACCGGAGAAGGCGAACCGGGTCAAGAAACCCGGTTTATTAGCGAGTTTCAGAGCCATCTTCAGGAGCAGAGGTGGCTGCAAAGACGGGGCCCACGCGGCGCCAATTATGGCACGCGACGACATCAGGAGCCGGCTTCCGGTGGAAGAGGTTGAACCGGTTGTGGTGCCCGGTTTGGGTGGGATGAACCGGTTTGCTTCTGGAAGGAGAGGGGATTTGTTGGGTGGATGTTGA
- the LOC125599963 gene encoding 1-(5-phosphoribosyl)-5-[(5-phosphoribosylamino)methylideneamino] imidazole-4-carboxamide isomerase, chloroplastic-like has product MRTYSSQFYSNGGIPCFQKNQSSLFNKHPKLSVPLLSKKKKRPLRVQVVSAVQFRPCIDIHKGKVKQIVGSTLSDSKEDGSVLVTNFESDKSAEEYAKMYKEDGLTGGHVIMLGADPLSQAAALGALHAYPGGLQVGGGISSENCLSYIEEGASHVIVTSYVFNNGKLDLERLKDLVKIVGKQRLILDLSCRKKDGRYAIVTDRWQKFSDVLLDEKSLEFLGGFADEFLVHGVDVEGKKLGIDEELVALLGNYSPIPVTYAGGVTVMDDVERIKEAGKGRVDVTVGSALDIFGGNLPYKDVVAWHHQQQESSSALH; this is encoded by the exons ATGAGAACTTACAGCTCTCAGTTCTACTCCAATGGTGGCATCCCTTGTTTCCAGAAGAACCAGAGCTCTCTGTTCAACAAACATCCCAAACTCTCCGTACCACTGctttccaaaaagaaaaaac GACCCTTGAGGGTGCAAGTAGTATCCGCTGTTCAGTTCAGACCTTGCATCGACATCCACAAG GGGAAAGTGAAACAAATAGTTGGATCCACTCTAAGTGACTCAAAAGAAGACGGTTCTGTTCTCGTTACGAACTTCGAGTCAGACAAATCCGCTGAGGAGTACGCAAAGATGTACAAAGAAGATGGGCTTACTGGTGGTCATGTTATAATGCTTGGAGCAGACCCTTTAAGCCAAGCTGCAGCTCTTGGAGCGTTACATGCTTATCCCG GCGGTTTGCAAGTTGGAGGTGGAATCAGTTCAGAGAATTGTTTGAGTTATATAGAGGAAGGAGCAAGTCATGTTATTGTCACTTCG tatGTGTTTAACAATGGTAAGCTTGATCTTGAAAGACTGAAAGATCTTGTGAAGATTGTTGGGAAACAGAGATTGATATTGGACCTTAGCTGCAGAAAGAAG GATGGAAGATACGCGATTGTTACTGATAGGTGGCAGAAGTTTAGCGACGTCTTGCTTGATGAGAAATCATTGGAGTTTCTTGGAGGGTTTGCAGATGAGTTTCTGGTGCATGGTGTTGATGTTGAAGGAAAGAA GCTGGGGATTGATGAAGAGCTTGTTGCATTGCTGGGCAACTATTCTCCG ATTCCAGTAACTTATGCGGGAGGCGTGACGGTGATGGATGATGTAGAGAGGATCAAAGAAGCAGGAAAGGGACGTGTGGATGTAACAGTGGGAAGTGCCTTGGACATTTTTGGTGGTAATCTACCTTACAAAGATGTTGTTGCTTGGCATCATCAGCAACAAGAATCCTCTTCAGCACTGCATTGA
- the LOC125599962 gene encoding pentatricopeptide repeat-containing protein At2g36240-like, with protein sequence MRWNKKNVINLVSNSTHLPAPLSPPPPEIYRLPHPPPKPPNNNTPIPPTLTLSPSPRHSHFLTFLESNLPHHQSLTPKSLTQFLRSHLRHHPLFAHHDFAVFTWASTLDAFRHDHDSFLWMSRSLAATHRFSDLHRLLLFIASNPCPCASGIFSCPKLESLFSSGIDAFCRAGKMDYALLAFETMKRLIDGKISVGVYNTVLNGYVKKKGCDMEKALGFYKRMVKVDACTFNILINGYCRSGEFEMALGVFKEMRERGCEPNVVSFNTIIRGFLGKGKVEEGVRMAYEMIELGCGVSEATCEILVDGLCREGLVDDAFGLVMDLTAKRVLPKGFDYGSLVEKLCRDKKVDRAVEMVEEVWKNKGGAPCLIACTTLVEGLRRSGRAEKASEFMEKMIMNVGLVPDSVTFNLLLRDLCDSGRSMDANRLRVLATGKGFEADETTYRVLVSGFSKEGRRKEGEVLVNEMLDKDMLSDIFTYNRLMDGLSTGGKFSKKQVRLD encoded by the coding sequence ATGCGGTGGAACAAGAAGAACGTCATCAACCTCGTCTCCAACTCCACACACCTCCCTGCCCCTCTATCCCCGCCGCCACCCGAGATCTACCGCTTACCCCATCCTCCACCCAAACCTCCCAACAACAACACCCCAATCCCTCccactctcactctctctccATCTCCACGTCACTCCCACTTCCTCACCTTCCTCGAATCCAACCTCCCCCACCACCAATCCCTAACCCCCAAATCCCTCACCCAATTCCTCCGATCCCACCTCCGCCACCACCCTCTCTTCGCCCACCACGACTTCGCCGTCTTCACCTGGGCCTCCACCCTCGACGCCTTCCGCCACGACCACGACTCCTTCCTCTGGATGTCGCGTTCCCTCGCCGCCACCCACCGCTTCTCCGATCTCCACCGTCTCCTCCTTTTCATCGCCTCGAACCCCTGCCCTTGCGCATCAGGGATCTTCTCTTGCCCAAAGCTCGAATCTTTATTCAGTTCCGGGATCGACGCCTTCTGCAGAGCTGGGAAGATGGATTACGCTCTGTTAGCGTTTGAGACAATGAAGAGATTGATCGATGGGAAGATAAGCGTTGGAGTTTACAACACTGTGTTGAATGGGTATGTGAAGAAGAAGGGTTGTGATATGGAGAAGGCGTTGGGGTTTTACAAGAGGATGGTGAAGGTCGATGCGTGTACGTTTAATATTCTCATCAACGGTTATTGCAGGAGCGGTGAGTTTGAGATGGCGTTGGGTGTGTTTAAGGAGATGAGGGAGAGAGGTTGTGAGCCTAATGTGGTTAGCTTCAATACTATTATAAGAGGGTTTTTAGGGAAGGGGAAGGTTGAGGAAGGTGTTAGAATGGCTTACGAGATGATTGAGTTAGGTTGTGGAGTCTCTGAAGCTACTTGCGAGATTCTTGTTGATGGGTTGTGTAGAGAAGGTTTGGTTGATGATGCTTTTGGGTTGGTGATGGATCTGACGGCGAAGAGGGTTTTACCTAAAGGGTTTGATTATGGGAGTTTAGTTGAGAAGCTTTGTAGAGATAAGAAAGTGGATAGAGcggtggagatggtggaggaGGTGTGGAAGAATAAGGGTGGAGCTCCGTGTTTGATTGCTTGTACTACACTCGTCGAAGGGTTGAGGAGATCAGGGAGAGCGGAGAAAGCTTCAGAGTTTATGGAGAAGATGATTATGAATGTAGGCTTGGTTCCTGATAGTGTGACGTTTAACTTGCTTCTTCGGGATCTCTGTGATTCTGGTCGTTCGATGGATGCAAACAGGTTGAGAGTGTTGGCAACAGGCAAAGGGTTTGAGGCTGATGAGACGACGTACCGTGTTTTGGTTTCGGGGTTCTCGAAAGAAGGGAGAAGGAAGGAAGGAGAGGTTTTGGTGAATGAGATGTTGGATAAAGACATGTTGTCTGATATCTTTACATATAATAGATTGATGGATGGTTTGTCCACAGGTGGAAAATTTTCAAAGAAGCAAGTCCGGTTAGATTAA